Proteins from a genomic interval of Toxoplasma gondii ME49 chromosome Ia, whole genome shotgun sequence:
- a CDS encoding hypothetical protein (encoded by transcript TGME49_296020), whose translation MDLEALSSVSPPRGIVEDHSQISVERVNCVAELVIDAKRGGREREAVEQVPPPAERQAGGCDGGQVQMVQQKHPGGLKFLYISDLLCTYGEWQDFSDTTSQRTVPDCSGAFEQNGHDRHEEPMDLRMSPLYYSDGDPGKAMSWQVLTRKPGTENDVN comes from the coding sequence ATGGACTTGGAGGCACTCTCGAGTGTCAGTCCGCCTAGAGGCATCGTGGAGGACCATTCCCAGATTTCTGTTGAGCGAGTCAACTGCGTCGCTGAACTCGTGATAGATGCGAAGCGTGGGGGTCGTGAGCGTGAAGCAGTCGAGCAAGTGCCACCCCcagcggagagacaggccgGAGGTTGCGATGGAGGGCAAGTTCAGATGGTCCAACAGAAGCACCCAGGAGGCCTTAAGTTCCTCTACATATCAGACTTGCTATGCACTTACGGCGAGTGGCAAGATTTTTCTGACACGACATCCCAGCGGACGGTGCCCGATTGCTCGGGTGCTTTCGAACAGAACGGCCACGACCGTCACGAAGAACCCATGGACCTTCGAATGAGTCCTTTGTATTACAGCGACGGGGATCCTGGAAAGGCCATGAGCTGGCAAGTATTGACTCGGAAACCGGGTACTGAAAACGATGTCAATTAG
- a CDS encoding 1-phosphatidylinositol 4-kinase (encoded by transcript TGME49_295140), whose product MSVFPGTLVVNGISQFETSQVCIGALRPHGGVTWCFGFASAYIRCVLVKGGDDLRQELLASQLVRQFKAIFDEARLPLWLRPYEILVTGSNSGMQVVGIRCMCEAGVGTLSQALFKVRRVFHVG is encoded by the exons ATGTCTGTGTTTCCTGGCACGCTGGTAGTTAATGGCATTTCCCAGTTTGAAACGTCGCAGGTGTGCATTGGCGCCTTACGACCCCATGGTGGTGTGACATGGTGCTTCGGCTTTGCTTCAGCTTACATCCGAT GCGTCTTGGTGAAGGGCGGAGACGACTTGCGACAGGAGCTGCTGGCGTCTCAACTCGTACGACAGTTCAAGGCAATCTTCGACGaggcgcgtcttcctctgtggcTCCGGCCCTACGAAATCCTCGTTACTGGGTCGAACTCAGGTATGCAAGTCGTCGGCATTCGCTGCATGTGCGAGGCAGGTGTTGGCACGTTGTCTCAGGCTCTCTTTAAGGTCAGGCGCGTGTTCCATGTAGGCTGA
- a CDS encoding hypothetical protein (encoded by transcript TGME49_295130), with the protein MQNSEAVLSASQVRGPREKRAHGPAEQVKFVTEGHEEDKRGGSWLEHEALEQVPPQEDGHRGTGTPSTRSFRGFLSRLRFRCREGGVEDSTV; encoded by the coding sequence ATGCAAAACTCGGAAGCAGTCTTGAGCGCCAGCCAGGTGAGGGGTCCCCGGGAGAAACGTGCACATGGTCCTGCTGAACAAGTCAAGTTCGTCACAGAGGGGCACGAGGAAGACAAACGTGGAGGGTCGTGGCTGGAGCATGAAGCCCTGGAGCAAGTGCCACCCCAAGAGGATGGTCACAGAGGGACCGGGACCCCATCGACCAGAAGTTTTAGAGGCTTCCTCAGCCGTCTTCGCTTTCGGTGTCGGGAGGGGGGAGTGGAGGATTCGACTGTGTAG
- the ROP4 gene encoding rhoptry protein ROP4 (encoded by transcript TGME49_295125~Gene product name based on ToxoDB Community Expert Annotation.~Signal peptide predicted by SignalP 2.0 HMM (probability 0.992) with cleavage site probability 0.556 at residue 33~Predicted trans-membrane domain (TMHMM2.0):12-32): MGHPTSFGQPSCLVWLAAAFLVLGLCLVQQGAGRQRPHQWKSSEAALSVSPAGDIVDKYSRDSTEGENTVSEGEAEGSRGGSWLEQEGVELRSPSQDSQTGTSTASPTGFRRLLKRLRFWRRGSTRXNRYLRFLAPFDLVTIPGKPLVQKAKSRNEVGWVKNLLFLLPPTHVDMETFVDEIGRFPQEDRPLADAARLYLTVQAVRLVAHLQDEGVVHGKIMPDSFCLKREGGLYLRDFGSLVRAGAKVVVPAEYDEYTPPEGRAAARSRFGSGATTMTYAFDAWTLGSVIFLIWCSRAPDTKSGYEYSVEFFFSRCRRVPENVKLLVYKLINPSVEARLLALQAIETPEYREMEEQLSAASRLYSGDGTLTGGDDDMPPLET; encoded by the exons ATGGGGCACCCTACCTCTTTCGGACAGCCGTCGTGTCTTGTCTGGCTAGCTGCGGCATTCCTTGTTCTGGGGCTTTGCCTCGTCCAGCAAGGCGCTGGCAGACAGCGGCCTCACCAGTGGAAGAGCTCGGAAGCCGCTTTGAGTGTCAGTCCGGCAGGAGACATCGTGGACAAGTATTCTCGTGATTCCACTGAGGGAGAAAACACTGTCTCAGAGGGGGAAGCTGAGGGCAGTCGGGGGGGTTCATGGCTGGAGCAGGAGGGGGTTGAATTAAGGTCGCCTTCACAGGACAGCCAGACAGGAACCTCGACCGCGTCCCCCACAGGCTTCAGAAGGTTACTCAAGCGTTTGCGTTTTTGGCGTCGGGGGAGTACACGCGN TAACAGGTATCTAAGATTTCTGGCCCCGTTCGATTTGGTGACGATCCCGGGGAAGCCATTAGTTCAGAAAGCTAAGTCACGTAATGAGGTTGGCTGGGTCAAAAATCTgttgtttctgcttcctccaaCTCATGTCGATATGGAAACGTTTGTCGACGAGATTGGTCGATTTCCACAAGAGGACCGCCCCCTAGCTGATGCCGCTCGATTGTATCTTACTGTTCAGGCGGTGAGGTTGGTAGCGCACCTCCAAGACGAAGGAGTGGTGCACGGGAAGATAATGCCTGATTCGTTTTGTTTGAAGCGTGAGGGGGGCCTGTACTTGCGTGACTTTGGCTCTCTGGTGAGAGCGGGCGCAAAAGTGGTGGTGCCCGCGGAATATGATGAGTATACGCCGCCAGAAGGTCGTGCGGCCGCCCGAAGTCGTTTCGGCTCTGGGGCGACCACGATGACGTACGCATTCGACGCCTGGACACTGGGTTCGGTTATATTTTTAATTTGGTGCTCTCGAGCTCCCGATACAAAATCGGGGTACGAATACAGTGTCGaattctttttttcgaggtGCCGGCGGGTGCCAGAGAACGTGAAACTTCTGGTTTACAAGTTGATTAACCCTTCTGTCGAGGCCCGCCTGCTCGCCTTGCAAGCGATAGAGACTCCGGAATACAGGGAGATGGAAGAACAGCTGTCCGCTGCTTCGCGCCTGTACTCAGGTGATGGGACGTTGACAGGGGGAGACGATGACATGCCACCACTGGAAACGTGA
- a CDS encoding hypothetical protein (encoded by transcript TGME49_296015) has product MVSEATDKVTGEKIAVLVDHTSTKGSRKDMDKQWHYVPCAVLFGKVKNSITACNLQRFLVPFYFARIPERPITQEARQGARKAGSLMPCRCCLDSG; this is encoded by the coding sequence ATGGTTTCTGAAGCGACAGACAAAgtgacgggagagaagattGCCGTGCTAGTTGACCATACTTCAACCAAGGGCTCTCGAAAGGACATGGATAAGCAGTGGCACTATGTGCCATGTGCTGTCTTGTTTGGAAAGGTGAAGAACTCAATTACAGCTTGCAACCTTCAGAGGTTTCTGGTTCCATTCTATTTTGCGAGGATCCCGGAGAGACCAATAACTCAGGAGGCGCGTCAAGGAGCAAGAAAGGCTGGGTCCTTAATGCcctgccgctgctgccttGACTCAGGTTGA
- a CDS encoding phosphatidylinositol 3- and 4-kinase (encoded by transcript TGME49_296010), with translation MASLSSPTPIERVLLASSSPFPPVLSPETPNQACCSPAFSGSRQPASASLPCTSPETSVARSPPAPNSTLSGSPLSGTSSSHLPILDDEAAGVLEATAAFVASPDSEDAVRSESTSASQWLRQASVKPVSASAARPLEQITDSVSTRDSRPDGGKGIAGIASLSADDNMEGSGASETYRDCAVTAWKREAECEPGPAQTEQPAGYASRERGETCSLSEESATPSAPSPLHSSSSPQHGSSNASEMSPLEDMPSPPASAGGLEVPSVAGLDGVAGPLEQQPAAGKVLGFSERSMSNAEEIALGEASSKAGRLPGLSSPSSSALGSFASLVRVSSSSSSSLGRRGDEGSLLRLFQSEYFDAYFHLYYLFHRQEAGVHEYLVNLLYVKRTDEDIIFYLPQLVQLSLVRFKTSSLHRFLLDKASKSMHLALMASWLYQSMVEDKVAGLEEPAQKMTQEVEMAVVNSKPLGAGTHQSGWNRSEETEEQGQCGREERGRNSENAFAIDLFKRRRIVQLIRQHQQALRESRSAQPASRASAPLPPQSVLSDALDKAQREPTASSRNACHGSCAVASPQSSSTASDSIGDSNPRAEREPLPSVTDQEAASSLYRNASRWSATSSSSVPSAAATSTACASRGSLRRPTVSAGALVPRIPQNLRHLTGPTTVAGAKVKLPSVYGKLGNPLSLSTLQLLPFSTSGARTVREEARSGKRCEDPTEKSGDAPGRSRREAPADGEGQRTGQGVAQAEGHGDRGERGGSDWASDGREMEEELQQFIMKQRRCDYFNTLNHFISLLIDVSNALALEPDRSLRPPLLSLFLESLNSWILCRRLYVTAMVGTWTMTGVTIPFHEVGFDPNESESVLHRRPSPPRSPHPSCFTPAAPGGSVGSSVSRGSSRKKPFGAREEERGPSGVAVAGATGTTRDDQIHSLQILRIDVKECRALSSKKRVPYLLVFEVADLDEDLTQFEDCQFGATAAAADMVSLREDGSPAEAKTASPGCHSGHASPRAQSPFNLSPVSSCQSPGARGGRRGTEGRDDSRRRQLAKRGARDREGERAGTGGELAEDGAPALDWSSLYVYQAIVEELKHQKLYEPGPSSEDSVTVIRRALSLVPPDPPSSADATLSNSMTVSSVPGTKPPSSSTQPSNGSAVSVGSSVGNKVSSSQSSLSSSLSSSLSSTLSALSSSASSVPQTASSAAPSAPSEPSSSSRGFFAGLESFSFSSSFSSSSPVASSLGASLGLLQTGGLGAASTPSHPAATADPGDHLRHDRGTKKGDDEEYRVESEHAQETAEGTTVWRAKQKKPLWGELWADKRERLRRRSPYGHLRSWDIRCVLVKGGDDLRQELLASQLVRQFKAIFDEARLPLWLRPYEILVTGSNSGVMEFVPDTCSVDVLKKRHNTDSIARVFDALFADNPFEAKKNFIESHAAYSLVSYFLQVKDRHNGNLLLDAEGHLIHIDYGYLLSNSPGNINFETSPFKLTQEFLDVMDGETSDNYEYFRTLIIRGFLEARKHADRIILLVEMMLSATKMPCFSGGPQYTLDALRERFMIGLPEDTCIERIVDLIETSINNFRTVQYDNFQRITNGIL, from the exons ATGGCATCGCTGTCCTCGCCCACACCAATAGAGCGTGTGCTGCtggcttcgtcttctcccttccctcccGTCCTTTCTCCTGAGACTCCGAACCAAGCGTGTTGCTCTCCTGCGTTCTCTGGTAGCCGTCAACCTGCGTCCGCTTCGCTGCCCTGTACTTCCCCTGAGACGAGTGTGGCGAGGTCTCCTCCAGCGCCCAACTCCACGCTGAGTGGCTCCCCGCTCTCCGGGACAAGTTCCTCGCACCTTCCGATTCTCGACGATGAAGCAGCGGGGGTCTTGGAGGCAACAGCGGCGTTCGTAGCTTCTCCGGATTCCGAGGACGCGGTCCGTAGCGAGTCCACATCTGCGTCTCAGTGGCTCCGTCAAGCGTCTGTAAAGCCGGTTTCGGCGAGCGCAGCCCGTCCCTTGGAGCAGATTACAGACAGTGTCTCGACGCGAGACTCGAGACCCGACGGTGGCAAAGGTATCGCGGGAATCGCCTCGCTTTCGGCAGACGACAACATGGAGGGTTCTGGTGCCAGCGAAACTTATCGCGACTGCGCGGTCACCGCGTGGAAGCGCGAGGCCGAGTGTGAGCCGGGCCCAGCTCAGACAGAACAACCAGCTGGGTACGCGtcgcgagagcgaggagaaacatGTTCTCTATCGGAAGAGTCCGCCACGCCCTCCGCTCCTTCGCCTCTAcattcttcgtcgtctccccAACACGGAAGTTCAAACGCATCTGAAATGTCTCCCCTAGAAGACATGCCGTCGCCTCCGGCGTCGGCGGGCGGTCTCGAGGTGCCCAGTGTCGCAGGGCTTGACGGAGTAGCTGGACCCCTGGAGCAGCAGCCAGCTGCAGGGAAGGTTCTGGGTTTTTCCGAGAGATCTATGAGCAATGCAGAGGAGATTGCACTCGGCGAAGCCTCTTCGAAAGCGGGGCGGTTACCGGGCTtgtcctctccctcctcgtctgccCTAGGGTCGTTTGCGAGTTTGGTCAGAGTGTCGAGCTCGAGCAGCTCGAGTTTgggacgcagaggagatgAAGGCAGCCTGCTGCGACTCTTCCAATCCGAGTACTTTGACGCGTATTTTCACTTGTACTACTTGTTCCACAGGCAGGAGGCGGGTGTCCACGAATACTTGGTGAATTTGCTGTACGTGAAGCGAACGGACGAGGACATCATTTTCTACCTCCCGCAGCTGGTTCAGCTCTCCCTAGTTCGCTTCAAAACCTCGTCGCTCCAccgcttcctcctcgacAAAGCAAGCAAAAGCATGCATCTCGCCCTCATGGCCTCGTGGCTCTACCAGTCGATGGTGGAAGATAAAGTAGCAG GCTTGGAAGAACCCGCGCAGAAGATGACGCAGGAGGTCGAAATGGCAGTGGTGAATAGCAAGCCACTTGGCGCGGGCACGCATCAGAGTGGATGGAATCGAAgtgaagagacggaagaacaGGGACAATGCggtcgagaggagagaggacgcaaCTCGGAAAATGCGTTCGCCATCGATCTCTTCAAAAGGC gACGCATCGTGCAATTGATCCGCCAGCATCAACAGGCGCTCCGCGAATCCCGAAGCGCCCAGCctgcctctcgcgcctccgcgCCGTTGCCTCCCCAGTCGGTTCTCTCCGATGCGCTTGATAAAGCTCAGCGGGAGCCGACTGCCAGCTCAAGGAACGCATGCCATGGGTCCTGTGCCGTTGCGTCTCCCCAGTCTTCGTCCACGGCGAGTGATTCTATCGGAGACTCGAATCCCCGGGCCGAGCGGGAGCCCTTGCCTTCGGTCACAGATCAAGAGGCTGCGTCGTCTTTGTATCGCAATGCTTCGCGGTGGTCTGcaacttcttcttcttctgttccttccgCCGCGGCAACCTCGACCGCATGTGCCAGTCGCGGGTCTCTCAGGCGCCCCACAGTGTCTGCGGGCGCTCTTGTGCCGCGCATTCCCCAAAACCTGCGCCATTTGACTGGCCCGACGACCGTGGCTGGGGCGAAGGTTAAACTGCCCTCGGTCTACGGGAAGCTCGGGAATCCGCTGTCGCTTTCCACGTTACAGCTGCTGCCCTTCTCGACTTCGGGTGCGCGCACGgtgagagaggaggcgcgaagcGGGAAGAGGTGCGAAGACCCGACAGAAAAGTCTGGCGACGCACCggggagaagtcgaagagagGCGCCGGCGGATGGGGAGGGGCAGCGCACGGGCCAAGGCGTTGCGCAGGCCGAAGGGCATGGAGatcgaggcgagagaggcgggtCGGACTGGGCTAGCGACGGACGGGAAATGGAGGAAGAACTGCAGCAGTTCATCATGAAGCAGCGAAGATGTGACTATTTCAACACTTTGAACCACTTTATATCCCTTCTCATTGACGTGTCCAACGCCCTGGCTCTCGAGCCGGATCGGTCGCTGAG GCCGCCCCTGTTaagtctcttcctcgagagtTTGAACAGCTGGATTTTGTGTCGTCGTCTGTACGTGACGGCGATGGTCGGGACGTGGACCATGACCGGCGTGACCATTCCTTTCCATGAGGTCGGCTTCGATCCGAACGAGTCGGAGAGTGTCCTTCACCGGCGGCCTTCACCACCGCGGTCTCCACATCCGTCTTGCTTCACGCCTGCGGCCCCGGGTGGTTCTGTGGGGAGTTCGGTATCGCGGGGCAGCTCGCGGAAGAAGCCCTTCGGggctcgagaagaagagcgcggcCCATCAGGAGTTGCTGTGGCAGGGGCCACCGGTACGACGCGAGACGACCAAATCCATTCGCTGCAGATTCTCCGTATCGACGTGAAGGAGTGCAGGGCGCTCAGTTCAAAGAAACGCGTGCCCTATTTGCTCGTCTTCGAAGTCGCCGATCTCGATGAG GACCTGACGCAGTTCGAAGACTGCCAATTCGGGGCGACTGCAGCGGCGGCGGACATGGTATCTCTCCGTGAAGACGGCAGTCCGGCCGAGGCCAAGACGGCTTCCCCGGGGTGTCATTCTGGCCACGCCTCCCCGCGGGCACAGTCACCCTTCAATCtttcccctgtctcttcgtgcCAGTCACCTGGCGCCAGGGGGGGCAGAAGGGgaacagaagggagagacgacagcCGAAGACGTCAGCTCGCCAAacgaggcgcgagagaccGCGAAGGCGAACGTGCAGGGACTGGAGGCGAACTCGCGGAAGACGGTGCTCCCGCGCTCGACTGGTCTTCTCTCTACGTGTATCAAGCGATAGTCGAGGAGCTCAAG CACCAGAAGTTGTACGAACCCGGTCCTTCCAGTGAAGACAGTGTGACGGTCATACGTCGAGCTCTGAGCCTTGTCCCTCCGGATCCTCCGTCGTCTGCCGACGCAA CGCTGTCAAATTCAATGACTGTTTCCTCAGTCCCTGGCACCAAACCACCGTCGTCGTCAACTCAGCCGTCGAATGGATCTGCGGTCTCTGTTGGTTCTTCAGTCGGCAACAAGGTGTCGAGTTctcagtcttctctctcgtcttcactctcctcctctctctcttccactctgtctgctctctcatcgtctgcctcgtctgtTCCTCAGACCGCCTCTTCGGCGGCACCGAGTGCCCCGTCAgaaccttcttcttcgtcccgTGGTTTCTTTGCTGGGTTGGaatctttttccttttcttcttctttctcgtcatcTTCGCCCGTCGCCTCGTCGCTGGGTGCTTCCCTCGGACTCCTGCAGACGGGCGGCCTTGGCGCAGCCAGCACCCCAAGCCATCCCGCCGCGACCGCGGATCCAGGAGACCACCTGAGACACGACAGAGgcacgaagaaaggagacgacgaagaatACAGGGTGGAGTCCGAGCACGCCCAAGAAACTGCCGAAGGGACAACAGTGTGGCGAGCGAAGCAAAAGAAGCCATTATGG GGAGAACTGTGGGCCGACAAACGTGAGCGCCTCAGACGTCGGTCGCCGTATGGACACTTGCGGTCGTGGGACATCCGAT GCGTCTTGGTGAAGGGCGGAGACGACTTGCGACAGGAGCTGCTGGCGTCTCAACTCGTACGACAGTTCAAGGCAATCTTCGACGaggcgcgtcttcctctgtggcTCCGGCCCTACGAAATCCTCGTTACTGGGTCGAACTCAG GAGTGATGGAATTCGTCCCTGACACCTGCAGCGTGGATGTTCTGAAGAAGCGGCACAACACGGATTCGATTGCTCGGGTCTTCGATGCCCTCTTCGCGGACAATCCTTTTGAAGCAAAAAAG AATTTCATCGAGAGTCATGCGGCGTATTCCCTCGTCTCATATTTCCTTCAAGTCAAAGATCGACACAACGGCAATCTCCTCTTAGACGCGGAGGGCCATCTCATCCACATCG ATTACGGGTATCTCCTCTCCAACTCGCCAGGGAATATCAACTTCGAGACATCACCTTTCAAACTCACACAG